In the Magnolia sinica isolate HGM2019 chromosome 15, MsV1, whole genome shotgun sequence genome, one interval contains:
- the LOC131227153 gene encoding uncharacterized protein LOC131227153, producing MGYVQEARENHVKKKVEEALRSKMKQKALKECDQYTSKYAECAVGRTISVVWHCRKQAKELNDCLHQYTNDSILEEMKKNYMLQQDNKSADKI from the exons ATGGGTTACGTGCAAGAAGCGAgagaaaatcatgtgaagaaaaaaGTGGAAGAAG CTTTACGCAGCAAAATGAAGCAAAAGGCTCTTAAAGAATGTGATCAATACACGTCGAAGTATGCCGAATGTGCTGTGGGAAGAACTATATCCGTTGTTTGGCATTGTCGGAAACAAGCAAAAGAGTTGAATGACTGTCTCCATCAATA CACCAACGACTCAATCttggaagaaatgaagaaaaactacATGCTCCAACAGGACAACAAAAGCGCTGATAAGATTTAA